One window of Sporocytophaga myxococcoides DSM 11118 genomic DNA carries:
- a CDS encoding DUF4249 domain-containing protein produces the protein MRLLAYFIISILLFSCNREKNITVELPSYTSQPVVEFYLEPGKPFRLLLTESAGYFDPPQVTPIEGATVEVVHAGKVYYPTSKPFGLNPINKKYYNYSTDENTVVPLDFDNDFYVSIKDKNGRIIEGRTTIMKPVVIDTISFFTDDPEKAAIQVKFQDNPATKDYYRIIGIQDSLDGEGKWDMVFNDDAIQTEQGGIGSNYIFFQGSKVIIQLFHINKDYYDFVTSTKNASDSNGNPFAQPSKIMSNVTGGIGIITGFQPAQKDLIVK, from the coding sequence ATGAGACTGCTTGCTTACTTTATCATATCTATATTATTATTTTCCTGTAACAGGGAGAAAAATATAACTGTTGAGCTGCCATCATATACTAGCCAGCCAGTAGTAGAATTTTATCTTGAACCAGGAAAGCCATTCCGCTTATTGCTCACCGAATCTGCTGGTTACTTTGATCCGCCACAGGTTACTCCAATAGAAGGTGCCACAGTGGAAGTGGTGCACGCAGGTAAAGTATACTATCCTACCTCAAAACCATTTGGTTTAAATCCGATAAATAAAAAATATTATAATTATTCAACGGATGAAAACACGGTTGTACCTCTGGATTTTGACAATGACTTTTATGTTTCAATAAAAGACAAAAACGGTAGGATTATCGAGGGTAGAACAACAATCATGAAGCCTGTGGTTATTGATACGATTTCATTTTTCACAGATGATCCAGAGAAAGCTGCTATTCAGGTAAAGTTTCAGGACAATCCTGCAACTAAAGATTATTATAGAATAATCGGAATACAGGATTCCTTAGATGGAGAAGGCAAATGGGATATGGTTTTTAATGATGATGCCATTCAAACCGAACAAGGAGGGATTGGTTCAAATTATATATTCTTTCAGGGGAGCAAAGTTATAATTCAACTCTTTCATATCAACAAAGATTACTATGACTTTGTCACTTCAACTAAAAATGCTTCAGATTCAAATGGAAATCCTTTTGCACAACCATCGAAGATCATGTCAAATGTAACAGGAGGGATTGGCATCATTACCGGGTTTCAGCCCGCACAAAAGGACCTCATTGTGAAATAA
- the dprA gene encoding DNA-processing protein DprA, whose protein sequence is MTHANVYEVAIGLVPGIGNQLTRQLVSYCGDPEQVFREKKGKLLKIPGIGENIAKSIIQSDIFSKAEKQIETAIKTGTKILFYTNHDYPERLKTILDAPTLIYYKGHGPLNFPKTVGIVGTRNATGYGKEMTEKIISELKEQNVQIISGLAYGIDSYAHKSALDNGLSTIGVMATGVNIVYPAVHKEMANRMQSSGGILSEYPFDTKPEPGYFPARNRIIAGLSDVVIVVEASSSGGALITADLANGYNREVMAVPGNINNKYSLGCNNLIKSHKAQIFSKTSDIIELMNWDISILPKPKNKLPEIPEGLTDDEKKIFQLLINNGETHIDELCWKSQIPVSKMASLLLNLEFSNQVKSLPGKKYKLV, encoded by the coding sequence ATGACTCATGCAAATGTTTATGAGGTCGCTATAGGCCTCGTTCCAGGTATTGGTAATCAACTTACCAGGCAATTAGTAAGCTACTGTGGTGATCCGGAACAAGTCTTCAGAGAAAAAAAAGGCAAATTGCTTAAGATTCCTGGCATAGGAGAAAATATTGCAAAATCTATCATTCAGTCCGATATCTTTTCCAAGGCCGAGAAACAAATAGAAACGGCAATCAAAACAGGAACTAAAATTCTTTTTTATACTAATCATGATTATCCTGAACGGCTGAAAACCATATTGGACGCTCCTACTCTCATTTATTATAAAGGCCACGGACCATTAAATTTTCCTAAAACTGTAGGAATTGTAGGTACAAGAAATGCTACAGGATACGGAAAAGAAATGACAGAAAAAATCATATCCGAATTGAAGGAACAAAATGTACAAATCATCAGCGGACTGGCTTATGGCATTGATAGCTATGCGCATAAATCGGCCCTGGACAACGGATTATCTACAATAGGAGTAATGGCAACCGGTGTAAACATTGTGTATCCGGCAGTTCATAAAGAAATGGCAAACAGAATGCAATCGTCTGGCGGTATACTTTCCGAATATCCTTTTGATACAAAACCTGAACCCGGATACTTTCCTGCGAGGAACAGAATAATTGCGGGACTGAGTGATGTTGTAATAGTCGTTGAAGCTTCCAGCTCAGGAGGAGCCTTGATTACCGCTGACCTTGCCAATGGTTATAACAGAGAAGTAATGGCTGTACCAGGAAATATCAACAACAAATATTCCCTTGGATGCAATAACCTTATAAAATCACACAAAGCACAAATCTTTTCAAAGACATCTGATATCATTGAACTCATGAATTGGGATATCTCTATTTTACCCAAACCCAAAAATAAACTACCTGAGATTCCTGAGGGGCTTACTGATGATGAAAAGAAAATATTTCAACTGTTGATCAATAATGGCGAAACTCATATTGATGAGTTGTGCTGGAAAAGTCAGATCCCTGTGAGTAAGATGGCCTCTCTCCTTCTCAATCTTGAATTCAGTAATCAGGTAAAATCATTACCGGGGAAGAAGTATAAATTAGTCTGA
- a CDS encoding TonB-dependent receptor translates to MNNFCKFSFLLTFSFFSVLNALYAQNAYTVSGTIKDKITNEPIIGVVVSAPSAQAGTMTDENGFYSISIPYDTITLIVEQLGYKKEVIIINLGQDMSVDFLLADDDEQLKEIVIEGNPHKEAINSTQMSKITLTAKDAKQVPVLFGEPDLLKILQLKPGIQSGGEGTSGLYVRGGGPDQNLFVVDNAVVYNPNHLFGLFSIFNTDAVKSIDLYKGDFPAQYGGRLSSVVDVKLNEGSETKTSVRGGIGLIASRLTVDGPIKKDKASYIISARRTYFDVFTSQLNRMNKNNASYDPIPAYYFYDLNGKVNYTLDKKNSFYLTGYFGRDVFKYNQNSLDFTFNWGNSVGVGGWNHIFSDKLKVTTSVIYSDYRYNIKNRFKDFSFKLSSMVRDYTIQSDFTYKHSEKHNIKFGLYTSYHRYIVGRLRAGTDDGTVQLGLGSVFTSQEGAIYASDDFDVGVRWKFNTGLRLSLFKNKSNYFGGIEPRVSFRYLISEKVSWKGSFARMYQYIHLISNSGASLPTDIWYPSNSTVKPQRSDQVATGLSVILGDKFYLTDEIYYKWMKRQIDFKDGAMIYSNPNLDQEFVFGKGWAYGNEVYLEKRKGKTTGWIGYTLSWTWKQFPYINDGEKFFARYDRRHDVSIVIVHKLTEKLNISGTWVYGTGNAVSLPNGRFIMQDIEGTTPKVIPIYSKRNGFRMPSYHRMDLGLIYKFKPKKEGRESDLTFSIYNVYNRKNAYFIYFDEIQNEFGVTTKFQAKQVSLFPIIPSLTYNFKF, encoded by the coding sequence ATGAATAATTTCTGCAAATTTTCTTTTCTTTTAACGTTTTCATTTTTCAGCGTGCTGAATGCTTTGTATGCTCAAAATGCATACACAGTATCAGGAACTATAAAAGACAAGATAACCAACGAACCTATTATCGGGGTGGTTGTCTCTGCCCCTTCTGCCCAGGCAGGTACTATGACTGATGAAAACGGTTTTTACAGCATATCAATCCCTTATGATACCATTACCCTTATTGTAGAGCAACTTGGCTACAAAAAGGAAGTAATCATAATCAATCTTGGACAGGATATGTCTGTGGATTTTCTTTTGGCCGATGATGACGAACAATTAAAGGAAATAGTCATTGAAGGTAATCCTCATAAAGAAGCCATTAACTCCACTCAAATGAGTAAAATAACTTTAACTGCGAAGGATGCCAAGCAGGTACCGGTTTTGTTTGGAGAACCTGATCTTTTAAAAATTCTTCAGTTAAAACCAGGTATCCAATCAGGCGGAGAAGGAACTTCAGGCCTGTATGTGAGAGGCGGTGGACCTGATCAGAATCTCTTTGTGGTTGATAATGCGGTAGTCTACAATCCTAATCACCTTTTTGGCTTATTTAGCATATTTAATACAGATGCTGTAAAAAGTATTGATTTGTACAAAGGCGATTTTCCTGCTCAGTATGGAGGAAGATTATCATCCGTGGTCGATGTCAAACTTAATGAAGGTAGTGAGACTAAAACTTCAGTGAGAGGCGGCATTGGTTTGATTGCGTCCAGACTTACAGTAGACGGGCCAATAAAAAAAGACAAAGCATCCTACATCATATCTGCCCGACGTACATACTTTGATGTATTTACAAGTCAGCTCAACAGAATGAATAAAAATAACGCTTCTTATGATCCTATCCCTGCCTATTATTTTTATGACTTGAATGGAAAAGTAAATTATACATTAGATAAAAAGAATTCATTTTACCTGACAGGATACTTTGGCCGAGATGTGTTCAAGTATAATCAAAATAGCCTGGACTTCACATTTAACTGGGGTAATTCAGTAGGTGTAGGGGGCTGGAATCATATTTTTTCTGATAAGCTTAAAGTGACAACTTCTGTGATATATTCTGATTACCGATACAATATCAAAAACCGGTTTAAGGATTTCTCATTTAAGCTAAGCTCTATGGTGAGGGATTATACAATCCAAAGTGATTTTACTTACAAACATTCTGAAAAGCATAATATCAAATTCGGCCTATATACAAGTTACCATCGGTATATTGTGGGAAGACTAAGGGCAGGTACTGATGATGGTACTGTTCAACTTGGCCTTGGCTCTGTGTTTACTTCTCAGGAAGGAGCCATCTATGCCTCCGATGATTTCGATGTAGGTGTAAGGTGGAAATTTAACACAGGACTTCGCTTGTCTTTATTCAAGAATAAATCCAATTATTTTGGAGGGATAGAACCCAGAGTTTCATTCAGATATCTTATCAGTGAAAAAGTTTCATGGAAAGGAAGCTTTGCCAGAATGTATCAGTACATACATTTAATATCAAACTCGGGAGCAAGTCTACCTACTGATATATGGTATCCTTCCAACAGCACTGTAAAGCCACAACGTTCAGACCAGGTAGCCACAGGGCTTTCTGTAATTTTAGGGGATAAATTCTATCTGACAGACGAGATCTACTACAAGTGGATGAAACGGCAGATAGATTTTAAAGACGGAGCTATGATTTATTCAAATCCTAATCTTGATCAGGAATTTGTATTTGGTAAAGGATGGGCTTATGGAAATGAAGTTTACCTTGAAAAGAGAAAAGGAAAAACCACAGGGTGGATTGGCTATACATTGTCATGGACATGGAAACAATTCCCATACATTAATGATGGAGAAAAATTCTTTGCGAGATATGACAGAAGACATGATGTTTCTATAGTAATCGTCCATAAGCTTACCGAAAAGCTTAATATTAGCGGCACCTGGGTATATGGCACCGGGAACGCCGTTTCATTGCCTAATGGCAGGTTTATTATGCAGGATATAGAAGGCACTACACCAAAGGTAATTCCTATTTATTCCAAAAGAAATGGTTTCAGAATGCCTTCCTATCATAGGATGGATTTGGGATTGATTTATAAATTTAAGCCTAAGAAAGAAGGACGTGAGTCAGACCTTACCTTCAGCATTTATAATGTATATAATCGTAAAAATGCCTATTTCATATATTTTGATGAAATCCAAAATGAATTTGGAGTCACTACAAAATTCCAGGCAAAACAGGTTTCATTATTTCCAATTATTCCAAGTCTGACATATAATTTTAAGTTTTGA
- a CDS encoding tetratricopeptide repeat protein: protein MENYYESLGVKNTASFEEIKAAYKSLAKKYHPDKHQGDKYYEDQFKKINSAYQTISDPQKRRLYDLKLHYYYNPSQKSAKAHTYSSSKPRTSRQPRPKPATSPAPKVSSKEIRIYIYTGLALILLVACSVLFYHYMNNRMAAKTHEEAIQYEKKGEWLKALESYTESISFDEDYAPAFQKRALLRLHMLGDYRGAVLDLTKAIENTENPSWDLYYERGKANAKIKKKSAALEDFNESIKRNPAKDSSYLYRGELLQYAKGDCQSAYPDYLKFLKHQPESEMALLNLANCYQELNQHQKSISIYTDMIKKQQNPGIAHYYRGLAYSRIVDSTNACSDFTKALEFDVRQAKKLHRRYCLKINDEED from the coding sequence ATGGAAAATTATTACGAGTCTTTGGGTGTAAAAAACACTGCCTCCTTTGAAGAGATCAAAGCTGCATATAAAAGTCTGGCAAAGAAATATCACCCTGATAAACATCAGGGTGATAAATATTATGAAGATCAGTTCAAAAAGATTAATTCGGCTTATCAGACCATTTCAGATCCACAAAAAAGAAGATTATATGATTTAAAACTTCATTATTACTATAACCCTTCACAAAAATCTGCAAAAGCTCATACCTATAGTTCTTCTAAGCCAAGGACCAGTAGACAGCCACGGCCAAAACCGGCCACATCGCCAGCGCCTAAAGTTTCGTCTAAAGAAATAAGAATATATATATACACAGGACTGGCATTGATATTGCTGGTTGCTTGTTCAGTTCTTTTTTATCATTATATGAATAACAGAATGGCAGCAAAAACGCATGAGGAAGCTATTCAATATGAAAAAAAAGGAGAATGGTTAAAAGCCTTAGAGTCCTATACAGAAAGTATATCATTTGACGAAGACTATGCACCTGCTTTTCAAAAAAGAGCTTTGTTAAGGCTCCACATGCTAGGGGATTATCGAGGAGCTGTTTTAGATCTTACTAAAGCAATTGAAAATACAGAAAACCCTTCATGGGATCTGTATTATGAACGCGGAAAAGCTAATGCTAAAATCAAAAAAAAATCTGCTGCCCTTGAAGATTTTAATGAATCGATCAAAAGAAATCCTGCTAAAGATAGTAGTTATCTATACAGAGGAGAGTTACTCCAATATGCCAAGGGTGATTGTCAATCCGCATACCCTGATTATCTGAAATTCCTGAAACATCAGCCAGAGTCAGAAATGGCTCTCCTTAATTTGGCCAACTGTTATCAGGAATTAAACCAACATCAAAAGTCTATAAGTATTTATACTGACATGATTAAAAAGCAGCAAAATCCTGGGATTGCTCATTATTACCGAGGGTTGGCTTACTCAAGGATTGTAGATTCCACCAATGCCTGCTCCGATTTTACCAAAGCTCTCGAATTTGATGTACGACAGGCAAAAAAACTACATCGCAGGTATTGTCTTAAGATAAATGATGAAGAGGACTAA
- a CDS encoding M1 family metallopeptidase has product MRVFLFTLLSVFSFTLSFSQDFAHQSPDVPYRSKQNPYYWKNNPPSPGYWQQDVHYFMDVFLDDSNNVLVCPDYKLVYYNNSPFELKELYFHLHNNAFIPGSYYHALNIENDVKVKFGPTESKGLGTVVDSVRVDGEEVKTIIDNTIMKVALNKPLKSGDSLIVTMNFKTYFDPSGTMRRRMKLYETYGFKHFDAVHWYPAIAVYDHKFAWETEQHLDKEFYSDFGAFDIKLTLPNNYVLEATGTLLNEKEVLPDTLRQKLDLKNFAKKPMNEAPSIVIPREKGKFKTWVYHAKNVHNFAFTADPLYRIGELIWNGIRVVAIAQEPHASGWQLSAYFTANVIKVYSQDFGMYAWPKIVVADAKDGMEYSMLTLDNGTYPQHQSLLAHEVGHMWFYGMVGSNETYRAMMDEGFTQFLTVWSLDRIVGEKRARIGKNKYITKHVDSSDTRYENLYYPYLNHVVEGYDDPLNTHSSDFHGAIRHGGNYGLVYYKTGTMLYNLRYVLGEDLFSRAMKHYFNKWKFAHPYPEDFRDAITEYTQTDLNWFFDQWMETTKYIDYGIDEVKRVSKENEYEIKFRRKGSMQMPLDFTVKASDGSTHDFHIPNTWFIKKTNATILPKWYGWGLLNPTYKASIKLPSPIKTIEIDPKHYLADINLTNNKAGDGGIKILEFEHRVPNVTSWTVQKNTLRPDVWYNSFDGLQVGPYFKGSYFGKFQYSAGFWFNTGLAQGKSEKDLDLKHQWVAADIYLKRNLSLIWKGLSANTNLYYNAGIANLNAGLEKVIREPDQRASKYSKLFINAKYLITTDNYFVYRLYPEQWGRFQGDFTSGLVNATVNMGYFHYYTYGKGNGEYTFNVRLPSMGSDYNYSYAQLNSINRFTLKKFEFKTRVFGQIGLGDLPLESTLYLASANQEQMLDNRFTQARGFVPNHWLGYGQNYNHFQMGGGLNLRGFAGYLAPEIHTINGQEVLIYNYYGNSGAAFNAEIDFDKYIKIPAKGLTKNFKIDTYLFSDLGILNTSSASENYFGKFRLDAGIGSAVTFKFGPYDMKPVTLRFDMPFFVNTPPAVSDYFKFRYVIGINRAF; this is encoded by the coding sequence ATGCGCGTTTTTTTATTCACTCTTCTTTCTGTCTTTTCATTTACCCTTAGTTTTTCCCAGGATTTTGCTCATCAATCTCCTGATGTTCCCTACAGAAGTAAACAAAATCCTTATTACTGGAAAAACAACCCTCCAAGTCCCGGGTACTGGCAACAGGATGTGCATTACTTCATGGACGTTTTTCTTGATGATTCCAATAATGTTCTAGTCTGTCCCGATTATAAACTTGTTTATTACAACAACTCTCCATTCGAATTAAAAGAGCTTTATTTCCATTTACATAATAATGCCTTCATTCCCGGATCCTATTATCATGCATTAAATATTGAAAATGATGTGAAGGTAAAATTCGGACCTACTGAAAGCAAGGGGTTAGGAACTGTAGTCGATAGTGTAAGAGTTGACGGAGAAGAGGTAAAGACTATCATTGATAATACCATCATGAAAGTAGCTCTCAATAAGCCTCTTAAATCAGGGGATTCGCTTATTGTGACAATGAATTTTAAAACATATTTTGATCCGTCAGGCACCATGAGAAGAAGGATGAAGCTGTATGAAACATATGGTTTCAAACACTTCGATGCTGTGCATTGGTATCCTGCAATTGCAGTATATGACCATAAATTCGCATGGGAGACAGAACAACACCTCGACAAAGAATTCTACTCTGATTTTGGAGCATTTGATATAAAATTGACACTTCCTAACAACTACGTGCTGGAAGCAACAGGTACACTTCTGAATGAAAAAGAAGTTTTACCAGATACCCTCAGACAAAAACTTGATCTGAAAAACTTTGCTAAAAAACCTATGAATGAGGCTCCTTCTATTGTGATTCCGCGAGAAAAAGGCAAATTCAAAACCTGGGTTTATCATGCAAAGAATGTCCACAATTTCGCTTTCACTGCAGATCCGCTCTATAGAATCGGAGAATTAATATGGAATGGTATCAGAGTAGTTGCTATTGCTCAGGAACCCCATGCATCAGGATGGCAGTTATCGGCTTACTTCACTGCTAACGTGATCAAAGTATATTCTCAGGATTTTGGAATGTATGCGTGGCCCAAGATAGTTGTTGCAGACGCAAAAGACGGCATGGAGTATTCAATGCTTACTTTGGATAATGGTACTTATCCTCAACATCAAAGTCTGCTGGCCCATGAGGTTGGACATATGTGGTTTTATGGGATGGTAGGGTCTAATGAAACCTATAGAGCTATGATGGATGAAGGGTTTACACAATTTTTAACAGTGTGGTCTTTAGATAGAATTGTCGGGGAAAAGAGAGCAAGAATCGGCAAGAATAAATACATCACCAAACATGTTGATTCTTCCGATACAAGATATGAAAATCTATACTATCCATATCTGAATCATGTTGTGGAAGGCTATGATGATCCGCTCAACACACACAGCTCCGATTTCCATGGTGCAATAAGACATGGAGGAAACTATGGCCTTGTATATTATAAAACAGGAACCATGCTCTACAACCTTCGGTATGTGCTTGGAGAAGATCTGTTTTCAAGAGCAATGAAGCATTACTTTAACAAGTGGAAATTCGCACATCCTTACCCTGAAGACTTCCGAGATGCCATTACGGAATACACACAGACTGACCTTAATTGGTTCTTCGATCAATGGATGGAAACTACCAAATACATCGATTATGGCATTGATGAGGTAAAAAGAGTCAGCAAGGAAAATGAATATGAAATTAAGTTCAGAAGAAAAGGTAGCATGCAAATGCCTTTAGACTTCACTGTTAAAGCTTCTGATGGCAGTACTCATGATTTCCATATACCCAATACATGGTTCATTAAAAAGACCAATGCAACCATTCTTCCTAAATGGTACGGATGGGGCTTATTAAACCCTACTTATAAAGCATCTATCAAGTTACCTTCTCCTATCAAAACCATTGAGATAGATCCGAAACATTATCTTGCAGATATTAATCTTACAAACAATAAAGCAGGAGATGGCGGGATTAAAATACTTGAATTTGAACACAGGGTACCTAATGTTACGAGTTGGACAGTGCAGAAAAATACATTGAGACCAGATGTCTGGTACAATAGTTTTGATGGTCTGCAGGTAGGGCCTTACTTCAAAGGAAGTTACTTTGGGAAATTCCAGTATTCAGCAGGTTTCTGGTTTAATACAGGTCTTGCTCAAGGCAAATCAGAAAAAGACCTTGACCTGAAACATCAATGGGTTGCTGCTGATATCTATTTAAAAAGAAATCTTTCTTTAATCTGGAAAGGCTTAAGTGCCAATACTAATCTATACTATAATGCAGGCATTGCTAATTTGAATGCGGGCTTAGAGAAAGTTATCCGTGAACCAGACCAAAGAGCTTCAAAGTATTCAAAACTCTTCATTAATGCGAAATATCTCATTACTACTGATAACTATTTTGTGTACAGACTTTATCCTGAGCAATGGGGTCGTTTTCAGGGAGATTTTACATCTGGCCTGGTAAATGCAACAGTGAATATGGGATACTTTCACTATTACACATATGGAAAAGGCAATGGAGAGTATACATTCAATGTAAGGCTACCATCGATGGGATCTGATTACAACTATTCTTATGCTCAACTGAACTCCATTAACAGGTTCACGCTTAAGAAGTTTGAATTCAAAACAAGAGTTTTCGGACAAATAGGTCTGGGCGATCTACCTCTTGAATCAACTTTATATCTGGCAAGTGCTAATCAGGAACAAATGCTGGATAACAGATTTACACAAGCGAGAGGTTTTGTACCAAATCATTGGTTAGGTTATGGACAGAATTACAACCACTTCCAAATGGGAGGAGGTTTGAACCTCAGAGGTTTTGCAGGCTATCTCGCACCTGAAATTCACACCATTAATGGACAAGAAGTATTGATTTACAACTATTATGGAAATTCCGGAGCAGCCTTTAATGCAGAAATTGACTTTGATAAATACATAAAAATTCCTGCCAAAGGGCTTACTAAAAATTTCAAGATAGACACTTACCTTTTCTCTGATTTAGGTATTCTTAATACGAGCTCTGCTTCGGAAAACTATTTCGGAAAATTCAGGTTAGATGCTGGTATAGGGTCTGCTGTTACATTCAAATTCGGGCCGTATGATATGAAGCCTGTTACCCTCAGGTTTGATATGCCCTTTTTTGTAAACACACCCCCTGCTGTGTCTGATTACTTTAAATTCAGATATGTAATTGGCATTAACAGAGCGTTTTAA
- a CDS encoding M23 family metallopeptidase, protein MARIKYYYDTETCKYERLKVSTWDLVLNTLGFLFVSFIFAVALVYVYTKYFKSPHETLLRKENEELSLYYDLLNQEIDQANKMLNALQERDDNIYRVIFEAEPIPYSVRNTELTGITKYKQLLDRGLKREELIISTVAKLDNLKKKMYIQTKSYDEIVKLAKNKALMLASIPAIQPLSNKELTRLVSGFGYRIHPIYKVKKLHTGCDFSTPKGTPIYSTGDGVVKTVASNPGGYGNEIEVDHGYGYVTKYAHLDRFNVRIGQRVKRGELIGFSGNTGSSTAPHLHYEVIHNGKKVNPVHYFYIDLSPAEYQKILELASVENQSLS, encoded by the coding sequence ATGGCCAGAATAAAATATTATTACGACACAGAAACCTGCAAGTATGAGCGTCTTAAGGTATCTACCTGGGACCTAGTACTTAACACGTTGGGTTTTCTTTTTGTCTCATTCATTTTTGCGGTGGCTCTGGTATATGTATACACCAAGTATTTCAAATCCCCGCACGAAACTTTGCTTCGGAAAGAAAATGAAGAGCTTTCGCTTTACTACGACCTACTCAATCAGGAAATTGATCAGGCGAATAAAATGCTGAACGCTCTGCAAGAAAGAGATGACAATATTTACAGAGTTATTTTCGAAGCAGAACCGATTCCTTATTCAGTAAGAAATACTGAGCTGACAGGCATCACGAAATATAAACAACTACTGGATAGAGGTTTAAAGAGGGAAGAATTGATTATTTCAACAGTTGCCAAGCTGGATAATCTTAAAAAGAAAATGTATATCCAGACAAAGTCGTATGATGAAATAGTAAAACTGGCAAAAAACAAGGCTTTAATGCTGGCAAGTATTCCTGCTATCCAGCCTCTCTCTAACAAAGAGCTGACAAGACTTGTATCGGGTTTTGGGTATCGAATTCATCCTATTTATAAAGTTAAGAAGCTTCACACAGGCTGTGATTTTTCAACCCCAAAGGGCACACCAATATATTCTACCGGAGATGGGGTGGTAAAAACTGTAGCTTCCAATCCTGGTGGGTATGGCAATGAAATCGAAGTTGATCACGGTTATGGATATGTCACTAAATATGCACATCTGGACAGGTTTAATGTGAGAATTGGCCAAAGAGTAAAAAGAGGCGAATTGATCGGATTTTCTGGAAATACTGGATCTTCAACAGCTCCTCATTTGCATTATGAAGTCATTCACAATGGTAAAAAAGTTAATCCTGTCCACTATTTCTATATAGATCTTTCACCTGCTGAATATCAAAAAATACTGGAGCTTGCTTCTGTTGAAAATCAATCACTATCATAA
- a CDS encoding MerR family transcriptional regulator, giving the protein MYYTIGEVAEMFGVAASLIRFWETEFDIITPRKNRKGNRQYTKDDIENIKLVYHLVKERGYTLQGAKDYIKIHGTKAKEKTEIIESLQKVKAFLIELKKSLP; this is encoded by the coding sequence ATGTACTACACCATCGGTGAGGTTGCCGAGATGTTTGGAGTTGCAGCTTCTCTGATACGCTTTTGGGAAACCGAGTTTGATATTATTACTCCCAGAAAAAACAGAAAGGGAAACAGGCAATACACCAAAGATGATATAGAAAACATCAAGCTGGTTTATCATCTGGTAAAAGAGCGAGGATACACTCTACAGGGGGCCAAAGATTATATAAAAATTCACGGCACAAAGGCCAAAGAAAAGACAGAGATAATAGAATCTCTTCAAAAGGTGAAAGCTTTTCTGATAGAATTGAAGAAAAGTTTGCCTTAA